In a single window of the Elaeis guineensis isolate ETL-2024a chromosome 8, EG11, whole genome shotgun sequence genome:
- the LOC105061420 gene encoding uncharacterized protein isoform X1: MITPPSSQLPPTHIPSASLDPVLSEVTPSTPSLADVAPPLSRYQQLLQSHGIMGPPPSSQLPSAHVPLASLDPTPPEVAPPAPPPSSQLPQVHTSHTELEPIDHTHPVMDVTPDVSSIGSTSMDGCKKRGCTRGIGLSKTNKALGKKIEINISTKEGRPTNAIQSVKLSNKLGIIARNIFSVKPRWSKLTEVEMQIAFDKLDQKLDVKGLKTDEEVCASIKKLLLLKSKDPRYRLHMHYLNHRKDSKPSTMSTVEWIDLCTYWSKEKTQLTCEHNKKSRSFVKCQANIGSKAFVPIRHKINENELNGEEYDRIMLWYHTHYTPSHGDTPSRWTTPECEVKWNEIMQVLEQFISDGHPMTPDQICDKVLETRSDYIYGLGVEPHSEG, encoded by the exons ATGATTACACCACCTTCCTCTCAGTTACCACCAACTCATATTCCATCAGCTTCTCTAGATCCGGTACTATCAGAAGTCACACCTTCAACTCCATCTTTGGCTGATGTTGCACCCCCTCTATCTAGGTACCAGCAGCTTCTTCAGAGTCATGGTATCATGGGTCCACCACCTTCCTCTCAATTACCATCAGCTCATGTTCCATTAGCTTCTCTAGATCCAACACCACCAGAAGTTGCACCTCCTGCTCCACCACCTTCCTCTCAATTGCCACAAGTCCATACATCACATACCGAGCTAGAGCCTATTGATCATACACATCCTGTCATGGATGTGACTCCTGATGTTAGCTCTATAG GGTCCACGAGCATGGATGGATGCAAAAAAAGAGGTTGTACTAGAGGGATTGGGTTAAGTAAGACAAACAAGGCCCTTGGTAAGAAAATAGAGATCAATATCTCAACAAAAGAAGGGCGACCTACTAATGCTATTCAATCTGTGAAGCTATCAAATAAGCTTGGTATAATAGCTCGAAATATCTTTTCTGTCAAGCCTAGATGGTCCAAATTAACAGAGGTGGAGATGCAGATTGCATTTGACAAACTAGAT CAAAAACTAGATGTCAAGGGTTTAAAGACGGATGAGGAAGTTTGTGCTAGCATCAAGAAGCTTCTTTTATTAAAGTCAAAGGATCCAAGATATCGGCTTCATATGCATTACCTTAACCATAGAAAAGACTCAAAGCCAAGTACAATGAGCACAGTAGAGTGGATAGATCTTTGTACTTACTGGAGCAAGGAAAAGACACAG cTAACATGTGAGCATAACAAAAAATCTAGAAGTTTTGTCAAGTGCCAAGCAAACATCGGGTCAAAAGCTTTTGTACCTATACGGCATAAGATT AATGAGAATGAATTGAATGGAGAAGAGTACGATCGAATTATGTTATGGTATCATACTCATTACACCCCAAGTCATGGTGATACTCCAAGTAGATGGACAACTCCCGAGTGTGAGGTAAAATGG AATGAAATTATGCAGGTGCTAGAGCAGTTCATATCCGATGGACATCCTATGACACCAGACCAGATATGCGATAAAGTTTTAGAGACTAGATCAGATTATATCTATGGTTTGGGAGTTGAACCTCATTCAGAAGGATAG
- the LOC105061420 gene encoding uncharacterized protein isoform X2 gives MITPPSSQLPPTHIPSASLDPVLSEVTPSTPSLADVAPPLSRYQQLLQSHGIMGPPPSSQLPSAHVPLASLDPTPPEVAPPAPPPSSQLPQVHTSHTELEPIDHTHPVMDVTPDVSSIGSTSMDGCKKRGCTRGIGLSKTNKALGKKIEINISTKEGRPTNAIQSVKLSNKLGIIARNIFSVKPRWSKLTEVEMQIAFDKLDQKLDVKGLKTDEEVCASIKKLLLLKSKDPRYRLHMHYLNHRKDSKPSTMSTVEWIDLCTYWSKEKTQLTCEHNKKSRSFVKCQANIGSKAFVPIRHKINENELNGEEYDRIMLWYHTHYTPSHGDTPSRWTTPECENEIMQVLEQFISDGHPMTPDQICDKVLETRSDYIYGLGVEPHSEG, from the exons ATGATTACACCACCTTCCTCTCAGTTACCACCAACTCATATTCCATCAGCTTCTCTAGATCCGGTACTATCAGAAGTCACACCTTCAACTCCATCTTTGGCTGATGTTGCACCCCCTCTATCTAGGTACCAGCAGCTTCTTCAGAGTCATGGTATCATGGGTCCACCACCTTCCTCTCAATTACCATCAGCTCATGTTCCATTAGCTTCTCTAGATCCAACACCACCAGAAGTTGCACCTCCTGCTCCACCACCTTCCTCTCAATTGCCACAAGTCCATACATCACATACCGAGCTAGAGCCTATTGATCATACACATCCTGTCATGGATGTGACTCCTGATGTTAGCTCTATAG GGTCCACGAGCATGGATGGATGCAAAAAAAGAGGTTGTACTAGAGGGATTGGGTTAAGTAAGACAAACAAGGCCCTTGGTAAGAAAATAGAGATCAATATCTCAACAAAAGAAGGGCGACCTACTAATGCTATTCAATCTGTGAAGCTATCAAATAAGCTTGGTATAATAGCTCGAAATATCTTTTCTGTCAAGCCTAGATGGTCCAAATTAACAGAGGTGGAGATGCAGATTGCATTTGACAAACTAGAT CAAAAACTAGATGTCAAGGGTTTAAAGACGGATGAGGAAGTTTGTGCTAGCATCAAGAAGCTTCTTTTATTAAAGTCAAAGGATCCAAGATATCGGCTTCATATGCATTACCTTAACCATAGAAAAGACTCAAAGCCAAGTACAATGAGCACAGTAGAGTGGATAGATCTTTGTACTTACTGGAGCAAGGAAAAGACACAG cTAACATGTGAGCATAACAAAAAATCTAGAAGTTTTGTCAAGTGCCAAGCAAACATCGGGTCAAAAGCTTTTGTACCTATACGGCATAAGATT AATGAGAATGAATTGAATGGAGAAGAGTACGATCGAATTATGTTATGGTATCATACTCATTACACCCCAAGTCATGGTGATACTCCAAGTAGATGGACAACTCCCGAGTGTGAG AATGAAATTATGCAGGTGCTAGAGCAGTTCATATCCGATGGACATCCTATGACACCAGACCAGATATGCGATAAAGTTTTAGAGACTAGATCAGATTATATCTATGGTTTGGGAGTTGAACCTCATTCAGAAGGATAG
- the LOC105061420 gene encoding uncharacterized protein isoform X3, protein MITPPSSQLPPTHIPSASLDPVLSEVTPSTPSLADVAPPLSRYQQLLQSHGIMGPPPSSQLPSAHVPLASLDPTPPEVAPPAPPPSSQLPQVHTSHTELEPIDHTHPVMDVTPDVSSIGSTSMDGCKKRGCTRGIGLSKTNKALGKKIEINISTKEGRPTNAIQSVKLSNKLGIIARNIFSVKPRWSKLTEQKLDVKGLKTDEEVCASIKKLLLLKSKDPRYRLHMHYLNHRKDSKPSTMSTVEWIDLCTYWSKEKTQLTCEHNKKSRSFVKCQANIGSKAFVPIRHKINENELNGEEYDRIMLWYHTHYTPSHGDTPSRWTTPECEVKWNEIMQVLEQFISDGHPMTPDQICDKVLETRSDYIYGLGVEPHSEG, encoded by the exons ATGATTACACCACCTTCCTCTCAGTTACCACCAACTCATATTCCATCAGCTTCTCTAGATCCGGTACTATCAGAAGTCACACCTTCAACTCCATCTTTGGCTGATGTTGCACCCCCTCTATCTAGGTACCAGCAGCTTCTTCAGAGTCATGGTATCATGGGTCCACCACCTTCCTCTCAATTACCATCAGCTCATGTTCCATTAGCTTCTCTAGATCCAACACCACCAGAAGTTGCACCTCCTGCTCCACCACCTTCCTCTCAATTGCCACAAGTCCATACATCACATACCGAGCTAGAGCCTATTGATCATACACATCCTGTCATGGATGTGACTCCTGATGTTAGCTCTATAG GGTCCACGAGCATGGATGGATGCAAAAAAAGAGGTTGTACTAGAGGGATTGGGTTAAGTAAGACAAACAAGGCCCTTGGTAAGAAAATAGAGATCAATATCTCAACAAAAGAAGGGCGACCTACTAATGCTATTCAATCTGTGAAGCTATCAAATAAGCTTGGTATAATAGCTCGAAATATCTTTTCTGTCAAGCCTAGATGGTCCAAATTAACAGAG CAAAAACTAGATGTCAAGGGTTTAAAGACGGATGAGGAAGTTTGTGCTAGCATCAAGAAGCTTCTTTTATTAAAGTCAAAGGATCCAAGATATCGGCTTCATATGCATTACCTTAACCATAGAAAAGACTCAAAGCCAAGTACAATGAGCACAGTAGAGTGGATAGATCTTTGTACTTACTGGAGCAAGGAAAAGACACAG cTAACATGTGAGCATAACAAAAAATCTAGAAGTTTTGTCAAGTGCCAAGCAAACATCGGGTCAAAAGCTTTTGTACCTATACGGCATAAGATT AATGAGAATGAATTGAATGGAGAAGAGTACGATCGAATTATGTTATGGTATCATACTCATTACACCCCAAGTCATGGTGATACTCCAAGTAGATGGACAACTCCCGAGTGTGAGGTAAAATGG AATGAAATTATGCAGGTGCTAGAGCAGTTCATATCCGATGGACATCCTATGACACCAGACCAGATATGCGATAAAGTTTTAGAGACTAGATCAGATTATATCTATGGTTTGGGAGTTGAACCTCATTCAGAAGGATAG